From the genome of Vigna angularis cultivar LongXiaoDou No.4 chromosome 11, ASM1680809v1, whole genome shotgun sequence, one region includes:
- the LOC108332624 gene encoding protein ACCELERATED CELL DEATH 6, which produces MSDILETIVNKKEEWIHGKDHKQRNALHHAASIGYLHGVQFLLESCDTCHMERDKDGFFPLHLASAYGHTEVVKKLLEICPNPREIVNNKGRNIIHIAAIMGQFNVIKYILQNAKDEVKDMINDKDYDGNTPLHLAASYCHPKVVQALTWDTRVDLHWLNNNSQTALDAFEQFKQEDNPPFPQRLTWCLLKSAGVQNAKRGLPTIDIPFPERPQPKSTEFYKDRINTLMVVSTLITTVAFAAGFTLPGGTNSSAPEQGMAIILPHVWFKTFMFCITASMYGGISVTIILIWAQLGDITLALFALDVAIPLLGVTLATLSVAFLAGVHLVISNLSWLATTIMILCVIFILLLLLLYILLWLPSASSNLIMRWISYFPFKILTWLFEKNSTEEGDASLEETLEEGFIAEANLVEVEVKAEQ; this is translated from the exons ATGTCAGATATTCTAGAAACAATAGTAAACAAAAAGGAGGAATGGATTCATGGTAAGGATCACAAACAAAGAAATGCTCTTCACCATGCGGCTTCTATAGGTTACCTACATGGTGTTCAGTTCTTGCTTGAAAGTTGTGATACATGTCATATGGAAAGAGACAAAGATGGATTTTTTCCTCTTCATTTGGCTTCTGCATATGGGCATACTGAAGTGGTAAAGAAATTGCTTGAAATTTGCCCAAATCCCAGAGAAATAGTTAATAACAAAGGTCGAAATATCATTCACATTGCAGCTATAATGGGTCAATTTAATGTGATAAAGTACATCTTGCAAAATGCAAAAGATGAAGTTAAAGATATGATAAATGACAAGGATTATGATGGAAACACTCCCTTGCATCTGGCTGCCTCATATTGTCATCCAAAAGTTGTGCAAGCCTTGACATGGGACACAAGGGTTGATCTACATTGGCTTAACAACAACAGTCAAACAGCTCTCGATGCTTTTGAGCAATTTAAACAAGAAGATAATCCGCCCTTCCCACAG CGGCTAACATGGTGTCTACTAAAATCTGCTGGCGTACAAAATGCTAAAAGAGGGTTACCGACTATCGATATCCCTTTCCCCGAAAGGCCACAACCCAAAAGCACAGAATTTTATAAAGACAGAATCAACACTCTTATGGTGGTTTCAACCCTTATCACTACAGTAGCATTTGCCGCAGGTTTTACTTTGCCTGGTGGAACTAATAGTTCTGCTCCAGAACAAGGCATGGCTATTATTTTACCTCACGTGTGgtttaaaacatttatgttCTGCATCACAGCATCCATGTACGGTGGTATTAGTGTCACTATTATACTCATTTGGGCTCAATTAGGAGATATAACTTTGGCTCTTTTTGCTCTTGATGTGGCAATACCCCTTTTAGGAGTCACTCTTGCAACCTTATCAGTGGCATTCTTGGCTGGTGTCCACCTTGTTATAAGCAATCTCAGTTGGTTGGCCACTACTATTATGATTTTGTGTGTGATCTTCATTCTTCTGCTTTTGTTGCTGTACATTCTTCTCTGGTTGCCCTCAGCATCAAGCAACCTAATAATGCGATGGATTTCTTATTTTCCTTTCAAGATTCTCACATGGTTATTTGAGAAAAATTCAACTGAAG